One stretch of Coffea eugenioides isolate CCC68of unplaced genomic scaffold, Ceug_1.0 ScVebR1_3593;HRSCAF=4947, whole genome shotgun sequence DNA includes these proteins:
- the LOC113758059 gene encoding uncharacterized protein LOC113758059: protein MRALPFTDDINGEMVPPNFKLPVLHPYDGQGDPKDRLRVFISAFRLYCVPDAVICRAFSIFLQGTARKWFWGLEPRSISSLDELAYRFIHRFVSSRPVTKTSAYLLNLQQAPGELLRSYVQRFNEKNMQIPDQNEQVTIAAFTNGLIAGIFHTEIHRNYPRSLRELWERVDQGIRSKDLKRMKREVQTARTGQEPRRKKEVGRIEQGPNGSSNQFRDRRSVFDRIVKGRSSTSDAELTPLNSSRSHILAVIRQNHLGRTPPEILGMREKRNSSLYCAYHRDVGHETENCNDLKREIENLIKQRYLKQFVRKDGNFNRTASTEKIEALIERTGGTQRVTAVGPSTIGQAGHKESRW, encoded by the coding sequence ATGAGAGCTCTGCCCTTTACCGATGACATCAATGGGGAAATGGTTCCCCCTAATTTTAAGCTCCCAGTATTACATCCCTACGATGGCCAAGGTGATCCCAAGGATCGCCTCCGCGTCTTCATCTCGGCATTCCGTCTCTACTGCGTCCCCGACGCCGTGATTTGTCGAGCTTTCTCCATTTTTCTACAAGGGACAGCCCGAAAATGGTTCTGGGGTTTAGAACCGAGGAGCATTTCCTCACTGGACGAGTTGGCATACAGGTTCATTCACCGTTTTGTATCGTCTCGCCCAGTGACAAAAACTTCAGCCTACCTCTTGAACCTACAGCAGGCTCCCGGCGAGTTACTGCGCTCATATGTGCAGAGGTTCAATGAGAAAAATATGCAGATACCTGATCAAAATGAGCAGGTAACCATAGCTGCCTTCACCAACGGGTTGATCGCAGGGATCTTCCATACAGAGATACATCGGAATTACCCCCGCTCACTTCGGGAACTCTGGGAACGGGTAGACCAAGGAATCCGAAGTAAGGATCTAAAGCGCATGAAGCGGGAAGTCCAAACAGCCCGTACCGGGCAAGAGCCCCGGAGGAAAAAAGAAGTCGGCCGAATTGAACAAGGCCCCAATGGCTCGTCTAATCAATTTCGCGATCGTCGGAGTGTCTTTGACCGGATCGTGAAGGGGAGGTCGTCCACCTCGGACGCTGAGCTGACTCCCCTTAATTCCAGTCGGTCTCACATTCTGGCTGTAATTAGGCAGAACCACCTCGGCCGAACCCCTCCTGAAATTCTAGGAATGAGGGAGAAGAGAAACTCCAGCCTCTATTGTGCCTACCACCGAGATGTTGGGCACGAGACCGAGAACTGCAACGATCTGAAAAGGGAGATCGAGAACCTGATCAAACAGAGATACTTGAAGCAATTCGTCCGTAAGGATGGAAACTTCAACCGAACCGCCTCCACCGAGAAAATCGAGGCCCTCATCGAGAGGACAGGCGGGACACAAAGAGTCACTGCCGTGGGCCCGAGTACCATAGGACAGGCGGGACACAAAGAGTCACGCTGGTGA